One Haloterrigena salifodinae DNA window includes the following coding sequences:
- the acs gene encoding acetate--CoA ligase codes for MSDDTGEPEVELEARLKEQETFEPPESFVEQANVSDPDVYEEFEENWPDCWERAADLLSWDEEYDTVLEDGDAPFYEWFSGGELNASYNCLDRHVEEGAKNRAAIKWEGELGETRTYTYGDLLNEVEAFAAALRDLGVEEDDVVTLYMPMIPELPIAMLACARIGAPHSVVFAGFSADALATRMNSADSEYLVTCDGYYRRGDALNHKEKADKGLRGVENDVQTVVVDRLGDELTHFLGNDAHDYDELVAEHEGASVEPISRDAEDMLFLMYTSGTTGEPKGVKHTTGGYLAYTAWTSNAVLDVKPEDTYWCTADIGWITGHSYIVYGPLALGTTTMMYEGTPDYPEKDRLWELIEKNRVDTFYTAPTAIRSFMKWGTEYPERHDLSSLRLLGTVGEPINPRAWKWYYKHIGGEECPIVDTWWQTETGGMMITTLPAINEMKPGSAGPPLPGIDARVVDAAGEEISAGEAGYLTVDNPWPGMLRTLYQNDERFVEEYWTEYSDTDAVNRQLTSPHSSESREDADEWVYFPEDGATVDEDGYVTVLGRVDDVINVSGHRLGTMEIESAIVGVPGVAEAAVVGGDHEIKGEAVYTYVILEDDAEPSEDMRERIVAAVEDDIGPIARPEEVLFTPELPKTRSGKIMRRLLENIASGDELGDTSTLRNPEIVDEIARQVDSGADGSADADSDDDTDDDADGDADGDADADSDDDTDANADDGDTDTDTDVDSDRD; via the coding sequence ATGAGCGACGACACCGGCGAGCCCGAAGTCGAACTCGAGGCCCGCCTCAAGGAACAGGAGACGTTCGAACCGCCCGAGTCGTTCGTCGAGCAGGCGAACGTCTCGGATCCGGACGTCTACGAGGAGTTCGAGGAGAACTGGCCGGACTGTTGGGAGCGGGCGGCCGACCTCCTCTCGTGGGACGAGGAGTACGATACCGTCCTCGAGGACGGGGACGCGCCCTTTTACGAGTGGTTCTCCGGCGGAGAGCTGAACGCCTCGTACAACTGCCTCGACCGCCACGTCGAGGAGGGCGCCAAGAACCGCGCGGCGATCAAGTGGGAGGGCGAACTCGGCGAGACGCGGACCTACACCTACGGCGACCTGTTGAACGAGGTCGAGGCCTTCGCGGCCGCGCTGCGCGACCTCGGCGTCGAGGAGGACGACGTCGTCACGCTGTACATGCCGATGATCCCGGAGCTGCCGATCGCGATGCTGGCTTGCGCCCGTATCGGCGCGCCCCACAGCGTCGTCTTCGCCGGTTTCTCCGCGGACGCACTCGCCACGCGGATGAACTCGGCCGACAGCGAGTACCTCGTCACTTGCGACGGCTACTACCGCCGCGGCGACGCCCTGAACCACAAGGAGAAAGCCGACAAGGGGCTTCGCGGCGTCGAGAATGACGTCCAGACGGTCGTCGTCGACAGACTCGGCGACGAACTGACCCACTTCCTCGGCAACGACGCCCACGACTACGACGAACTCGTCGCCGAGCACGAGGGAGCGAGCGTCGAGCCGATCTCGCGGGACGCCGAGGACATGCTGTTCCTGATGTACACCTCGGGGACGACCGGCGAGCCGAAGGGCGTCAAGCACACCACCGGTGGCTACCTCGCTTATACAGCCTGGACCTCCAACGCCGTCCTGGACGTCAAACCCGAGGACACCTACTGGTGTACGGCCGACATCGGCTGGATCACCGGCCACTCCTACATTGTCTACGGCCCGCTCGCGCTCGGGACGACGACGATGATGTACGAGGGGACGCCGGACTACCCCGAGAAGGACCGCCTCTGGGAACTCATCGAGAAGAACCGCGTCGACACCTTCTACACCGCACCGACGGCCATCCGTTCGTTCATGAAGTGGGGTACCGAGTACCCCGAGCGACACGACCTCTCCTCGCTGCGTCTGCTCGGCACCGTCGGGGAGCCGATCAATCCGCGGGCCTGGAAGTGGTACTACAAGCACATCGGCGGCGAGGAATGCCCGATCGTCGACACCTGGTGGCAGACCGAGACCGGCGGGATGATGATCACGACGCTGCCAGCGATCAACGAGATGAAGCCCGGCTCGGCCGGACCGCCGCTGCCGGGCATCGACGCCCGCGTGGTCGACGCCGCCGGCGAGGAGATTTCTGCCGGCGAAGCCGGCTACCTCACAGTCGACAATCCGTGGCCTGGCATGCTCCGGACGCTCTACCAGAACGACGAGCGGTTCGTCGAGGAGTACTGGACCGAATACTCCGACACCGACGCCGTCAACAGACAGTTGACGAGCCCTCACTCGAGCGAGTCTCGCGAGGACGCCGACGAATGGGTCTACTTCCCGGAAGACGGCGCGACGGTCGACGAAGACGGCTACGTGACCGTCCTCGGCCGGGTCGACGACGTGATCAACGTCTCCGGCCACCGGCTCGGGACCATGGAGATCGAGTCCGCGATCGTCGGCGTCCCCGGCGTCGCCGAGGCCGCCGTCGTCGGCGGCGATCACGAGATCAAGGGCGAGGCCGTCTACACCTACGTCATCCTCGAGGACGACGCCGAGCCGAGCGAGGACATGCGCGAGCGGATCGTCGCGGCCGTCGAGGACGATATCGGTCCCATCGCCCGCCCGGAGGAGGTCCTGTTCACGCCGGAGCTCCCGAAGACGCGCTCGGGCAAGATCATGCGCCGCCTGCTCGAGAACATCGCCAGCGGCGACGAGCTCGGCGACACCTCGACGCTCCGGAACCCCGAAATCGTCGATGAGATCGCGCGACAGGTCGACAGCGGGGCGGATGGCAGTG